TTTAGTGTCATTCGGATATCACCTGAACGCCACCTGGCGGTGAAGACGCGCACCTTGCCGCCTTTATTTTTCGCTTGTTCTTTACGTTTGCACATTGACAAATTTTGTAGTTTAAGTTTATATCGCTTTttcgtgtgtgtttttgtttgtttcaagcaaaattgcattaaattattaattttaataattttattaaatatatctaCTACGTTAATAAATGTTTGAGTGTGTTATGTTTGTGTATATCGGTGAGTGTTATCAATTTGTTTTCCGCATTTTTGATTTCGCATGTGTTTCAAATGgttcttgctgttgctgtattttttttttttattttttttggatgCTTAACATTTTTCTTATTGATTGGCAGTGCAAGTTCTGTTTTGCGTGTGGCTTTCGCCagttttatatttgatatcATCGAATTAAGGCATCGAATTAATTTTGCACAGAAAGTACACACAATTGAATAAACTTGCAACGCAAAATggtaaaaggaaaacaaagtgGTATTAGTGGGTAATGGTAATCGAAATGAAAGTGCGGAAATCCTAGATGGCGGCCAGCGCAGAGATCCTTCCCAAAAACCCAATCAAGCTTTTTATGTAATGTGTGTTTTTCGATCGAATGTGCGGTATATCTGTGtgtttaattgatttgtttgttttgctctaTAAGATACGACGAGTTATGCACTATATaatagcatatatatattgtgtGATACCCTAAAACTCGATCTCGCATTTTCATTGTCCTCTTCTTTATTCTCTGTGTGTTCTCTGTTCGCATTTTCCAGACTTTAGCCATTTTGTAAACACTCTTTGtctgcaatttatttgccgcgtgtgtgtttcgttttttgtGTGGTGAACTCGCTGCTTTtcctgccgctgccgccgccgccgccgctgttgctgctgttcctGTTACGGGTGTGCTTCTGATTAATCAGCCCATCCAAACGGACAGCCCTTCAGTCCCAGCCGTTCTCCTTGATCATGTGCGCCAGCTCAATGATGAACTTGCCCTCCTTGTACTTTTGGCTGGACTCATAGGCGTGCTCATATTTCCAGCCCAGCGGCGTCTTGCAGCACTCGCAGTAGATGTCCGCCACCGCATGGAGGCCGGTCAGGAGCACACGCTCCTCCGTCTGGCCACAGGCCACGTTCACCACCGAGTTGAACAGATAGGCCGGTCCCTGACTGCCCTGAAACGACTTCGATATGAGCTCGTCGTGGGAGGCGAGGTGGGCGCGGCAGTGAACACATGAGTATGTCCGATTCGTGGACGGTAGATAGGCCTGAAACGTCTTCACCATCGTGACGTTGATGATATCCTTGACTCTTTTGGGCCTCTATATGCGAACGTTATAGACTGCAAATCTCCTGCGATTGTCTGTCCTAAAAGTGGTCCTCTTTCTGTAAACAGGAAGTTGCTAATCAGTCATTGGTTCACAGCAAAACAGTCACTTTAACTTGTATGTACAAAATGGTGTAGGGTAAGCCGAAATGATGTTGTGGTGCAAGCCTACATAGTTTTCGTTTTAAAATGCGATGTTTAGTCGGTTCACGAGTGTTTCAAGCATTTTTAAAGCCAATTAATATATTAACTAATGTGaaatgtttaatgtttaatgttGGGTTTGAAGAAtgttttatatacatacatatagatagTATTGTCAGTGTGATTGAAAGCGTTACTAGTGTTTACTCCTTACCTTGTGACCAGGACCACAACTAAATCTTTCAGTTTCGGTTGCTTTGGGGCTTTGTTAACTGTGCACTTTGGCTTTATCCGAGGCAATGGGGTCGTCTTTGGGGGCGGATTCGGAAGGGGCGTGACCAGCAGCAGATGCAGTAGCAACAGCGGTAAAAACTGCCGCGACTGCTGTCATTGAACAATGATTTCTGCGTTTAAAGTCACTTGCCTCGCGCGATTTTTGATCCGAATATATATGATTTTAATTCCGTTTCCAATTCTGATTCCAATCCCGATTCCGATCCCCGGCTATATCTGAATTCCAGCCAAAGAATACTGCaagtggaaaacaaaaggcgaaattaataatgcatgtgtttgtttgtttgtttgtttgttatatCTGTTATGCAAAAAGCTGAATTCGAGCCAAGGAaaagcagagcagagcagagcagcGCAGCGAAGAGCagagaaacaacaaaacaGAACACAACAAGTGTAAGAGAGTGGCCCATAATATAGGCTATATGGCTTTGGCTATGGCTAGCAGATATGGCAGGGGCCTTTCCattattgatttccatttgcaaTCTCCTTGCCTCCGGCGCTGGTAATTCCAGTGGgcaacccacacacacatggatAATTGCCGCCCCGGAAACCAAACAAAGCGCAACAAAAATGAGATAGCGAAATAGACAGACAGTCCAGTTTGCCAAATCAAAGTATACCCTGTAATCGAGGGAAATTGAGATGCAAGAAACAAAGGTCTCCCGGATGACGCCTCTCCAGTCTTCGTCGTCGGGTTAACCAGTGAAGCCGCTAGGTGTTTTGGGAAGTTCATTAACGTACAGAACTAATGGGTGTAAATCACAACTATACCGTTTTTTATAGTCAATGGAAATGAATGCAGAACTGCACCTTGGCTGTGGTTCTACATCCACCAGATGGATCTGGAGAACCCAGTGAAGAACTATCCTACGAGGAGAACACTCTTTCTATTAGCGCTTTCGGGTGCTAAATGAATAATGGGCATAGCAACGCTATGCGGTAAATACCGAAATTAGAATTGAATATGAATCCATTTGGAGACCAGGTAGGGGGCCCCCATTTAAATGGAGCTGATCTCGAAGCAGCCATGAATGGATGCGAATGGCCATGAATAATGTCCGGATTCCCG
The DNA window shown above is from Drosophila melanogaster chromosome X and carries:
- the Ypel gene encoding Yippee-like, isoform D, with the protein product MVKTFQAYLPSTNRTYSCVHCRAHLASHDELISKSFQGSQGPAYLFNSVVNVACGQTEERVLLTGLHAVADIYCECCKTPLGWKYEHAYESSQKYKEGKFIIELAHMIKENGWD